Proteins encoded within one genomic window of Alteribacter populi:
- the odhB gene encoding 2-oxoglutarate dehydrogenase complex dihydrolipoyllysine-residue succinyltransferase, whose translation MIEIKVPELAESVTEGTVAQWLKQPGDQVNKGDDIVELETDKVNVEIAADEAGTLQETLFEEGDTVKVGEVIAKIGDSGSGNNQATTEKAEEKSSSKEEPQEKKSEEASGSEEQTEGPGRPIASPSARKYAREKGIDLSEISARDPLGRIRKEDIIEHESNRQKSESKPAEPKQQEKKQDDPAKPVERVKMSRRRQTIAKRLVEAQQSAAMLTTFNEIDMTNIMELRKRRKDKFLDDNGVKLGFMSFFTKAVIGALKKYPLLNAEIQDDEILMKQFYDIGMAVSTDDGLVVPVVRDADRLDFAGIEKEIGNLANKAKDKKLTLGDLQGGSFTITNGGIFGSLWSTPILNTPQVGILGMHKIQMRPVAIDNENFENRPMMYIALSYDHRIVDGKEAVGFLVKVKELIEDPESLLLEG comes from the coding sequence ATGATTGAAATTAAAGTTCCAGAGCTAGCAGAGTCCGTAACAGAAGGTACAGTGGCACAGTGGTTAAAACAGCCAGGTGACCAAGTAAATAAAGGCGATGATATCGTTGAATTAGAGACAGACAAAGTTAACGTGGAAATCGCAGCAGATGAAGCTGGAACATTACAAGAAACGCTATTTGAAGAAGGAGATACTGTAAAAGTTGGGGAAGTTATTGCTAAAATTGGTGATAGCGGTTCTGGCAACAACCAAGCTACTACAGAAAAAGCAGAGGAAAAGTCATCTTCTAAAGAAGAACCACAAGAAAAGAAATCAGAAGAGGCTTCTGGTAGTGAAGAGCAAACAGAAGGTCCTGGTCGTCCAATTGCCTCACCTTCTGCAAGGAAATATGCTCGTGAAAAGGGGATTGATTTAAGCGAGATTTCTGCGCGAGATCCGTTAGGGCGCATTCGTAAAGAAGACATTATCGAGCATGAGTCCAACCGTCAGAAGAGTGAATCAAAACCTGCTGAACCAAAACAACAGGAAAAGAAACAAGATGATCCTGCCAAGCCGGTAGAACGTGTAAAAATGTCTCGTCGCCGTCAAACGATTGCGAAGCGCCTTGTTGAAGCACAGCAATCGGCTGCGATGCTAACGACGTTTAACGAAATTGACATGACCAACATCATGGAACTTCGTAAACGACGTAAAGATAAGTTTTTAGACGATAATGGTGTAAAGTTAGGCTTTATGTCGTTCTTTACAAAAGCAGTTATTGGCGCACTCAAAAAATATCCACTTCTCAATGCAGAAATTCAAGATGATGAAATTCTCATGAAGCAATTCTATGACATTGGAATGGCAGTCTCTACAGATGACGGCCTCGTCGTTCCAGTAGTAAGAGATGCAGACCGTCTTGATTTTGCAGGTATTGAAAAAGAGATTGGAAACTTGGCTAATAAAGCGAAGGATAAAAAGCTCACACTTGGAGATTTACAAGGTGGAAGCTTTACAATTACAAACGGCGGCATCTTCGGATCTCTTTGGTCTACACCAATTTTAAATACACCTCAAGTTGGTATTCTCGGTATGCATAAGATCCAAATGCGTCCAGTTGCCATCGATAACGAAAATTTTGAAAACCGTCCGATGATGTATATTGCATTGTCTTACGACCACAGAATTGTTGATGGTAAAGAAGCTGTTGGCTTCTTAGTGAAAGTAAAAGAACTTATTGAAGATCCGGAGTCTTTGTTGCTTGAAGGCTAA
- a CDS encoding glycoside hydrolase domain-containing protein produces the protein MMNTKMNLTLMIAATISIMFILALSVYMKPFTSEPANADNGTQTQSESDPDSSKIQNSNNNSDGSHSLNNNIENNVDAENADVDNSIENNINSGDNNDIDNNVTNDINVSVDVNVTNNIYNNIEANSKDNSNGSDSNNGNGNSNGNNDTTENVWGVDSASLTTEDMLACVRENFGDPNVWGRYLGDNEDVSFGITEDEVDLLHSNDIEILVIWNHFTDATGYDKGESEAEAAIEMARDLAIPEDVALFANVEPIYPINSEFILGWHETIMDSEYSSGIYGIFDPNEELYAAFEAAAEENSDLLDNMYIWTAAPNEGITTEENAPDYNPEYPDEALIGGWQYGIDAETCNIDTNIFDGNVLDVLW, from the coding sequence ATGATGAATACTAAAATGAATCTCACTCTAATGATAGCGGCCACTATTTCTATAATGTTTATTTTAGCACTTTCGGTTTATATGAAACCATTTACGTCAGAGCCGGCAAATGCTGATAACGGAACTCAAACTCAATCAGAGAGCGATCCTGATTCTTCTAAAATACAGAACTCTAATAATAACTCTGATGGTAGTCATTCGCTTAATAACAATATAGAAAATAATGTTGACGCAGAAAATGCTGATGTCGATAATTCGATTGAAAATAATATCAACAGTGGAGACAACAACGATATAGATAATAATGTGACAAACGATATCAATGTAAGTGTTGATGTAAATGTGACGAATAATATTTATAACAATATCGAAGCAAACAGCAAAGATAACTCTAACGGCAGTGACAGTAATAACGGCAATGGTAATAGTAATGGAAATAATGATACGACTGAAAATGTTTGGGGAGTTGACTCTGCAAGTTTAACAACAGAAGATATGCTGGCTTGTGTAAGAGAGAACTTTGGTGACCCTAATGTTTGGGGACGATATCTCGGTGATAATGAAGATGTTTCATTTGGCATAACTGAGGATGAAGTAGATTTACTACATTCCAATGACATTGAAATTCTTGTGATCTGGAATCACTTCACCGATGCTACTGGTTATGACAAAGGCGAAAGCGAAGCCGAAGCCGCCATTGAAATGGCAAGAGATTTAGCTATTCCTGAAGATGTTGCGTTATTTGCAAATGTAGAACCTATTTATCCGATCAACTCTGAGTTCATATTAGGATGGCATGAGACTATAATGGATTCAGAATATAGTTCTGGCATTTATGGGATATTTGACCCTAACGAAGAACTATATGCAGCTTTTGAAGCTGCTGCAGAAGAAAATAGCGACTTACTCGATAATATGTATATTTGGACTGCAGCACCGAACGAAGGAATTACGACAGAAGAAAATGCTCCTGATTATAACCCAGAGTATCCAGATGAAGCGTTGATCGGTGGCTGGCAATATGGGATTGATGCAGAAACCTGTAATATCGATACAAATATCTTTGATGGAAATGTGTTAGATGTTTTGTGGTAA
- a CDS encoding DMT family transporter produces MKEIIIGVLASMFFAVTFILNRSMELSGGSWLWSSSLRFIFMLPFLVFIVMLRNNLKQVIHEMLKQPFQWLLWSFVGFVLFYAPLTYAAAYGPGWLVAGTWQLTIVAGVLLAPLFFETVQTKGGQKKIRKTIPIGALCISFVILFGVFLIQLQNGNQITFTDVTLGVLPVVIAAFAYPLGNRKMMEICGGRLDTFQRVLGMTVASLPIWILISLFGFIKVGGPSSDQLVQSFIVAICSGVIATTLFFIATDRVRNHQGKLAAVEATQSTQVLFVITGEVVLLSTPLPTGLATAGILFLILGILLHSYYTKKITSNQKSPLQVYDNKKHQIR; encoded by the coding sequence ATGAAAGAAATCATAATTGGTGTTTTAGCTTCTATGTTCTTTGCCGTAACATTTATTTTAAATCGTTCTATGGAACTCTCTGGAGGGAGTTGGCTTTGGAGTTCATCTTTAAGGTTTATTTTTATGCTTCCTTTTTTAGTTTTCATTGTAATGCTACGGAATAATTTAAAGCAAGTGATTCATGAAATGTTAAAGCAACCATTTCAATGGCTGCTTTGGAGTTTTGTCGGGTTTGTCCTATTTTATGCCCCCTTAACATACGCGGCTGCTTATGGACCCGGGTGGCTAGTTGCAGGGACATGGCAACTAACCATTGTAGCAGGAGTTTTATTAGCACCCCTCTTTTTCGAAACAGTTCAAACAAAGGGAGGTCAGAAGAAAATAAGAAAGACTATTCCGATAGGAGCCCTTTGTATCTCATTTGTAATATTGTTTGGTGTTTTTCTTATTCAACTGCAAAATGGAAATCAAATAACGTTTACTGACGTCACACTTGGTGTATTGCCGGTGGTGATAGCAGCATTCGCTTACCCCTTGGGAAATCGTAAAATGATGGAGATTTGTGGAGGTAGGTTAGATACCTTTCAAAGAGTCCTTGGAATGACAGTAGCAAGTCTACCTATCTGGATACTGATTAGCTTATTTGGCTTCATAAAAGTAGGGGGTCCATCTTCTGACCAATTAGTCCAATCGTTTATTGTTGCCATCTGCTCAGGTGTTATAGCTACTACGTTATTTTTTATTGCTACTGATAGAGTTAGGAACCACCAAGGAAAATTGGCAGCTGTCGAAGCTACACAGTCCACGCAAGTGTTGTTTGTTATTACTGGTGAGGTTGTCCTTCTATCTACCCCGTTACCAACAGGTTTGGCTACGGCAGGGATTTTATTTCTTATTCTAGGCATCCTCCTCCACAGCTACTATACGAAGAAGATAACATCAAATCAAAAGAGTCCATTACAAGTTTATGACAATAAAAAGCATCAAATACGTTAG
- a CDS encoding helix-turn-helix domain-containing protein, producing MDNKPKIGDAEKLAKQVGITVRKMRQERGMNLQELADLIGVSKLTLGNIERGEANPSLTVIWKIANGLSIPISLLLKEDQGVIISRKNNGNRVLSTNEACILEPMFDVSTYGSSEIHRAYLQPNSEYCPGAHQSGVIEYVTVMMGEVKIKVQDDYYHLFEYDSIKFNGDKEHAYINPTDSTTVLHFVMTYTNT from the coding sequence ATGGATAACAAACCAAAGATCGGTGATGCTGAAAAGTTAGCTAAACAAGTTGGGATAACTGTAAGAAAAATGAGACAAGAGCGGGGAATGAATTTACAAGAATTAGCTGATTTGATCGGAGTTAGTAAGTTAACGTTAGGTAACATTGAAAGAGGGGAAGCGAACCCTTCCTTAACTGTTATTTGGAAAATTGCAAATGGCCTTTCGATTCCCATTTCATTATTGCTTAAGGAGGATCAAGGCGTAATCATTTCGCGTAAAAATAATGGTAATAGAGTGTTAAGCACCAATGAAGCTTGTATCCTTGAACCTATGTTTGATGTATCAACCTATGGCTCAAGTGAAATTCATAGAGCTTATTTACAACCAAATAGTGAATACTGTCCAGGTGCTCATCAAAGTGGTGTGATTGAGTATGTTACAGTAATGATGGGTGAGGTGAAAATAAAAGTACAAGATGACTATTATCACCTTTTTGAATATGATTCAATAAAATTTAACGGTGATAAAGAACACGCTTATATTAACCCTACAGACTCCACTACTGTGTTACACTTTGTCATGACTTACACAAATACTTAA
- a CDS encoding acetamidase/formamidase family protein produces MSRQHTIHKHHHHFTWDNKIPPIYEAENGDSIWIETIDSSGGQLSTHSTIQDVKNMDFNKVNPVSGPVYIKGAKPGDTLEVEVQDFGSRSWGWTAIIPGFGLLQEEFNDPFLKIWELSNDGHAEFLHGIEVPVHPFPGTIGVALPEPGAYSVVPPRKNGGNMDVRHLTKGAKLYLPVWVEGALFSVGDTHAAQGDGEVCGTAIEAPMDIQVKFRLHKNKTIAEPQMYIPGPLKSEGDERGFHVTTGYGESLMDASKKAVSYMIEHLTREYGLKDAEAYALCSVAVDLKIGEIVDVPHFLVTAFLPKSLFN; encoded by the coding sequence ATGTCACGCCAGCATACCATCCATAAGCATCACCACCATTTCACTTGGGACAATAAGATTCCACCGATTTATGAAGCAGAAAATGGAGATTCAATCTGGATTGAAACCATTGACTCATCTGGAGGTCAACTCTCTACCCATTCTACAATCCAAGATGTAAAAAACATGGACTTTAACAAAGTTAATCCCGTATCTGGGCCTGTCTATATAAAAGGAGCAAAACCCGGAGACACTTTAGAAGTTGAGGTTCAAGATTTTGGCTCAAGAAGTTGGGGATGGACCGCAATCATTCCTGGCTTCGGATTGTTGCAAGAAGAATTTAATGATCCTTTTTTAAAAATATGGGAGCTTTCAAACGATGGTCATGCTGAATTTTTACATGGCATTGAAGTACCTGTTCACCCCTTTCCAGGTACAATTGGCGTAGCCTTACCAGAGCCTGGCGCCTACAGCGTAGTCCCACCTCGTAAAAACGGCGGAAATATGGATGTACGACACTTAACGAAGGGTGCAAAACTATATTTACCAGTTTGGGTTGAAGGAGCGCTTTTCTCTGTAGGTGATACTCATGCTGCTCAAGGAGACGGTGAGGTGTGTGGCACTGCAATTGAAGCGCCAATGGATATTCAAGTAAAATTCCGATTACACAAGAATAAAACAATAGCAGAACCACAAATGTATATCCCAGGTCCATTAAAAAGTGAAGGAGATGAAAGAGGTTTTCACGTAACAACAGGTTACGGCGAGTCACTGATGGACGCAAGCAAAAAAGCAGTTTCTTATATGATTGAGCATTTAACAAGAGAATATGGTTTAAAAGATGCAGAAGCATATGCATTATGCAGTGTGGCTGTCGATCTAAAAATTGGAGAAATTGTAGATGTTCCTCATTTTCTTGTTACAGCATTTTTACCTAAAAGTTTATTTAATTGA
- a CDS encoding DNA alkylation repair protein, producing MYSYKCPSCSAKTRFNVIEQVVTPVKWNADEESYLQVEKQEPFHITYQGPDKRVQCGSCGLVEDEIRFQKMAENANR from the coding sequence ATGTACAGCTACAAGTGCCCCTCTTGCAGTGCGAAAACAAGGTTTAATGTGATTGAACAAGTCGTTACTCCGGTTAAATGGAATGCAGATGAAGAGTCCTATTTACAGGTAGAAAAGCAGGAGCCTTTTCATATAACATACCAAGGTCCGGATAAACGGGTCCAGTGTGGTAGTTGTGGCTTAGTAGAAGATGAGATACGATTTCAGAAGATGGCAGAAAACGCTAATCGCTAA
- a CDS encoding metal-dependent hydrolase: protein MRYDTHLATTIAAGATVSFFQSDVLFSYLYVIGLAIGSLLPDIDEPNSFLGRRVRVLSKPIKRIFGHRGVTHSVLTWLLLVYFLYPTDSLFITGFLIGYSIHLLGDLFSKRSIPLFAPFSRFRLKMPVTYEISGIFENTLLLASVIYTIILIQKGSLLGSFL from the coding sequence ATGAGATATGACACCCACCTTGCAACTACGATAGCAGCGGGAGCTACTGTTTCATTTTTTCAGTCTGACGTCTTATTTTCCTACCTTTACGTGATTGGATTAGCTATCGGGAGTCTGCTTCCAGATATTGATGAACCCAATTCTTTTTTAGGTAGGAGAGTACGAGTCCTGTCAAAACCGATTAAACGTATTTTTGGTCACAGGGGAGTGACACACTCTGTTCTTACTTGGCTTTTGCTTGTTTATTTTTTATATCCGACAGATTCTTTATTTATCACTGGATTTTTAATAGGCTATTCCATTCATTTGCTGGGCGACTTATTTTCTAAACGAAGCATTCCATTATTTGCACCTTTCAGCCGATTTCGTTTAAAAATGCCAGTAACATATGAAATTTCAGGTATCTTTGAAAATACCCTATTATTAGCAAGTGTTATTTATACGATCATTCTTATTCAAAAAGGAAGCCTTCTTGGTTCCTTTCTTTAG
- a CDS encoding PD-(D/E)XK nuclease family protein codes for MSPEFLASLKQIVKKHPLEEKVFVVPSKRDGRLASQALAKSSVSVVNVHSKTIDDLAKDCTQWQLVREGKNELPHEAGRQLIHQLMKDMQAKNEFLYFTTVKLNPALSEAVYRAIIDIKMAGVDLAELNPALFQKKEKGIDLLTIFKRYEEIRQARGLFDRADLISIAIDSGEKAKRSQVFVLFPHDAYHPIISAFLSEFTESATVYTPNFSQIKYVEQNKQLLVNEEIQETETLESKVKSEQNKIDLNVSFSPEEELNHVLSCLKKHNIPLDQAVIQYPTGNPYRNLLYQLRSKESVPMTFSEGIPLFYQPSGKALLAYLEWMKSDFHIQGLEKIINERLLIEPEGVSVPQALKKLKKLGVNQGVTAYKNAIEELEKKGEMPQFSKWLQSLLAVLPFNYRFETVLYSEFLQSIASFLQIWVRPTQSEDESAKAHVLATIDQLKPFVDGEMKSMDAVGNAEYWFSQMQVVSSMPKPGHLHVTPTRTGLYYDYNYVFVVGMSNQNVPGSHKEDPVLLDEERVNIHKDMMTSKEHMKRASWKTANLIGTLQGKRIYSYPYMDITNNRKSAPAYGFIQLYRWTTGHSDATGEEVETTLAANLTFINKDSQAINRKSWWVHQLWENKCLEKPFYEKEIFQHLLQGREARHARSGDQFTNYDGLIGYTSDHFDPRENSQVVMSASKLENLATCPYRYFLKDVLEIEPEEDDEEDRYRWLDPATKGTLLHGIFERFYQELYDQGKTAELAGGLEWITQIAEEGLAQTKKLLPPPNEVIYELESQEILDACFIFLKLEEEFTIDRKPIGFEYAFGFRGQESISIPLKEGKNMRLMGKIDRVDQLSDGSFGMVDYKSGSDFGYDEDTFFNGGRKLQHSLYALAFEMLNETETKRVSESHYLFPTKKGEGKKVSRPFNEQRKEELLKVVDHLCSMIKMGEFPFTDDENDCKFCDFKAVCMRHGYDESHVQTKIAKDTTTGTRLLREVRQFD; via the coding sequence GTGTCACCTGAATTTTTGGCTTCTTTAAAACAAATAGTGAAGAAACATCCTCTTGAAGAAAAGGTTTTTGTCGTTCCTTCAAAGCGAGATGGTAGGTTGGCTTCTCAAGCATTAGCTAAATCTTCTGTTTCGGTTGTTAATGTACATAGCAAAACGATCGATGATCTTGCGAAAGACTGTACTCAGTGGCAGCTTGTAAGAGAAGGGAAAAATGAATTACCGCATGAAGCCGGAAGACAGCTAATTCATCAATTGATGAAAGACATGCAAGCAAAAAATGAATTTCTTTATTTCACGACAGTAAAATTGAATCCTGCATTGAGTGAAGCTGTTTACCGAGCGATAATTGATATAAAAATGGCAGGTGTCGATTTAGCAGAACTAAACCCAGCTCTATTTCAGAAAAAAGAAAAGGGGATAGACTTGCTGACGATCTTCAAAAGATACGAGGAAATTCGGCAAGCCAGAGGACTATTTGATCGTGCTGACCTGATTAGTATTGCAATCGATTCAGGTGAAAAAGCAAAGCGAAGTCAGGTTTTTGTACTTTTCCCGCATGATGCATATCATCCAATAATCTCAGCATTTTTATCTGAATTCACCGAATCAGCAACAGTCTACACGCCAAATTTTAGTCAAATAAAATATGTTGAGCAAAATAAGCAACTCCTAGTCAACGAGGAAATACAGGAGACAGAAACGTTAGAGAGTAAAGTAAAAAGCGAACAAAATAAAATCGATTTGAACGTCTCTTTCAGTCCCGAGGAAGAACTAAATCACGTTCTCTCCTGTTTAAAGAAACATAACATCCCGCTTGATCAGGCTGTTATACAATACCCAACGGGGAACCCATATCGAAACCTACTTTATCAATTGAGGAGCAAAGAGTCAGTTCCGATGACATTCTCTGAAGGGATACCATTGTTCTACCAACCTTCAGGAAAGGCTCTTTTAGCCTACTTGGAATGGATGAAGTCTGATTTTCATATTCAAGGACTTGAGAAGATCATTAATGAACGTTTGCTTATTGAACCAGAGGGGGTATCTGTCCCTCAAGCACTAAAAAAACTAAAGAAGCTTGGTGTTAATCAAGGGGTAACGGCGTATAAAAATGCAATTGAAGAGTTAGAGAAAAAAGGTGAAATGCCGCAATTTTCCAAATGGCTTCAGTCACTACTCGCTGTTTTACCGTTTAATTATCGCTTTGAGACTGTTTTATATTCTGAGTTCTTACAATCAATAGCATCATTTCTCCAAATATGGGTCCGTCCAACTCAATCAGAGGATGAATCTGCTAAGGCTCACGTTTTGGCGACAATTGATCAGTTAAAACCTTTTGTAGATGGAGAAATGAAAAGCATGGATGCGGTTGGAAACGCTGAGTATTGGTTTTCGCAAATGCAGGTTGTCTCATCTATGCCAAAACCCGGCCACCTTCACGTCACCCCAACGCGGACTGGGCTTTACTATGATTATAACTATGTATTTGTAGTTGGAATGAGTAATCAAAATGTCCCTGGTAGTCATAAAGAAGACCCGGTATTATTAGATGAAGAACGTGTAAACATTCACAAAGATATGATGACATCAAAGGAACACATGAAAAGAGCTTCCTGGAAAACGGCAAACTTAATTGGGACACTTCAAGGCAAACGAATTTACAGCTATCCATATATGGATATTACAAATAACCGAAAATCAGCACCCGCTTATGGGTTTATTCAGCTCTACCGTTGGACGACAGGACATTCGGATGCAACAGGGGAAGAAGTGGAAACGACCTTAGCTGCGAACCTTACTTTTATTAACAAAGATAGTCAGGCAATTAACCGGAAGTCCTGGTGGGTTCACCAGTTATGGGAAAATAAGTGCTTAGAAAAACCTTTTTATGAAAAAGAAATTTTTCAACATCTTCTGCAAGGACGTGAAGCGCGTCATGCACGCAGCGGAGATCAATTTACGAATTACGATGGTTTAATTGGGTATACTTCGGATCATTTTGATCCACGTGAAAACAGCCAGGTTGTGATGAGTGCAAGTAAATTAGAAAATTTAGCGACGTGTCCTTATCGTTATTTTCTTAAGGATGTACTTGAAATCGAGCCAGAAGAAGACGATGAAGAAGATCGTTACCGTTGGTTAGATCCAGCAACAAAAGGTACATTACTTCATGGGATTTTTGAACGTTTTTATCAGGAACTGTATGACCAGGGAAAAACGGCTGAACTTGCCGGTGGGCTTGAATGGATCACGCAAATTGCAGAGGAAGGGTTAGCGCAAACAAAAAAGCTCCTCCCTCCTCCAAATGAGGTCATTTATGAGTTGGAAAGTCAGGAAATATTAGACGCGTGCTTTATTTTCTTAAAATTAGAAGAAGAGTTTACGATTGATCGAAAACCGATTGGATTTGAATACGCATTCGGTTTTAGAGGTCAGGAAAGTATCAGCATTCCTCTTAAAGAAGGAAAGAACATGCGATTAATGGGGAAAATTGACCGCGTTGATCAACTATCGGATGGGTCATTCGGAATGGTTGATTATAAAAGTGGTAGCGATTTTGGCTATGATGAAGATACCTTTTTTAATGGAGGCCGGAAGCTTCAGCATAGTCTGTATGCATTAGCGTTTGAAATGTTAAATGAAACGGAAACGAAACGAGTATCTGAATCCCATTATCTATTTCCAACGAAAAAAGGAGAGGGTAAAAAAGTATCCCGTCCTTTTAACGAACAAAGAAAAGAGGAACTGTTGAAGGTTGTCGATCATTTATGTTCAATGATAAAAATGGGTGAATTTCCTTTCACAGATGACGAAAATGACTGTAAATTTTGTGATTTTAAAGCGGTTTGTATGAGACATGGGTATGACGAATCGCACGTTCAAACAAAAATTGCGAAAGATACCACGACTGGAACGAGGTTACTTAGGGAGGTGCGTCAGTTTGACTAA